GATGATAAATAATGACGTATCCCGTATTATGTATTACGTTATGTCGTGATATCTATATACGTAATACCTAATACCTAATACCTAATACTTCAACCACTATGATTGATAATAAATCGGGACAAACACAGATTCAAATTCGTGCGTCAGACGAGGTGTTGCGAGGCTTGTACGCCAACGCGATGCAGGTGGTGCATACTAAAGAAGAGTTCATAATTGATTTTCTTAATCTCTATCCGCACCAAGGGCTTGGAGTAGTGAATGCGCGGGTGTTGACCTCGCCGGGGCATGCGAAAAGGATTGTGGCCGCGCTCGCGGACAATATTAAGAAATATGAAGCGCAATTCGGCGCGATAGAGGCGGCGCAAGAGCCTGCGGAGGGCAAGGAGATGGGATTTAAGGCATAACTTCGTTCGTCCTGGACAATTTTCTCGGCGGCGCGATCTAGCAGCTTGATGCGCCAGACCGCCTCGTAAATTGCCAGGACTCACTTTTAGGGAGGATATATAGATCTCACACTATGACATGGCACTGCGCTTAAGGCAGACCGCGATTCTTGTTGCGGAACTCGTCCCGCTATGCGGGACTCAAACAGTCCTCACGGCGAACACTGTCTCCCCGCCAAAATAAGGCGGGGAGAGTAGTTGGTGGAGGTACGATTCACAAGATTTTTAAGTGAAGTATTATATGGCAAAAGATTACTATAGTATTTTGGGTGTTTCTAAGAATGCCAGTCAAGAGGAGATCAAGAAGGCATTCCGCAAGCTCGCGCACCAGCATCATCCAGACAAGGGCGGCGGCAATGAAGAAAAGTTTAAAGAAATAAATGAGGCATATCAGGTGCTCTCTGACACACAGAAGAGAGAGCAGTATGACCAGTTTGGCACGACGTTTGAAGGAGGGACGGGGGGCGGTGCACAATGGCAGGATTTTGCGCAAGGAGGGCCTTTTGGAGGGTTCCGCACGAACGTGGATTTTAATGATATCGGCGACCTGTTCGGCGATATGTTCGGTTTCGGGTCTGGGGGGCGGGGAAAGCGG
This genomic interval from Patescibacteria group bacterium contains the following:
- a CDS encoding DUF3467 domain-containing protein; the protein is MIDNKSGQTQIQIRASDEVLRGLYANAMQVVHTKEEFIIDFLNLYPHQGLGVVNARVLTSPGHAKRIVAALADNIKKYEAQFGAIEAAQEPAEGKEMGFKA